In the Sorghum bicolor cultivar BTx623 chromosome 4, Sorghum_bicolor_NCBIv3, whole genome shotgun sequence genome, TGTACCTCGTCTCACGTGGGAAGATGCTTCCCCCACCCCCCACCTCGAGATCCCCGCTGAATCTGCTTTTCGCCAGATTATTTTGGGGTTTCTACCTAGGTGTTCATGCATTGGCTGGCCTGCGTTAGGCTTTGAAGTTTTGTAGCTTTATTCTGCAAGTAATCTAATAGAGAGATTGCGGTGGTGGAGGGAGATATGCTTCACTTGGACTCCACTCCTTTGGACGTGGGTTCAGCACAGCACTTGCCAGGAGATTAGATGCAAACTAGTAATCttgcaaaaaaaatatttcagcTTTTGCAGAATTATGCGATGCACTAGATCGAGTTGAATATTTCAAAGGAAATCATCATTTCTGGCCGACTTTCCAGCCCAAGTTATCAGCATATTCCAAAAGGATGCTGCCGCATTTCCAAATGTGAATATGTGTATACACAGTCCATATAGCAAACTCATGTTTTTGCTAGGCCTCATTTTATAAATGTGTACTGTACCGCTTATTAGAAGAGCTGTCATATTCTTCAATCGTGTTTAGTTGACTTGTACACCGTTCCTGCCGTTTCCTGTGATAATTTGTGGCCGATGTACATTGATAGGACAGCCTGATCTAGTGTACGGTTAGCCGGTTAGGGTCTTTATGTAGCACACTTAATACTACTTAATAGCAATGGAGACCTGTTTGTTGGAAGCTTTATTTCTTCGATTGTTACACATACTTGGTCACCTCTGCTTAATCATTACATTAAGTACCTGATCAAGTAATTATCTCTCAGGTCTGGTCTCTAGTGAGGCGGTTTGATCAACCACAGCTTTTCAAGCCCTTTGTGAGCCGGTGTGAAATGAAGGGGAACATTGAGATTGGTAGTGTCAGGGAGGTCAATGTCAAGTCTGGGCTgccagccacaagaagcacaGAGAGGCTGGAGCTGTTAGATGACAACGAGCACATACTCAGCGTCAAGTTTGTTGGAGGTGATCACAGGCTGCAGGTACGTTGAGTTCTTCATCTATAGTATTGTCCATCTTGCATGCAGTTCCTTTGTTGAGGCTTGCTTGGTTGTGGGGTTCCATTCCAACATGCAGACTTCTTGAATTGGTATCTTGCATAAAAAATGATAATGATTTCTGCAGTGGTCAGATGTAATATCAGGATTGTCCATTGATAACGCATACTAATGTCGAAAAGTCATCACCTACCTTTATCTAGCTGTATATCACAGATTTATTATTGGCCTAAACACCTCTGTGTATTTAGTTTGCATTCAGTAAAGCTCTGCTTCTTTGCTTCATGTCGTAACATGTACGCAATGAAATACATGACAGGATAGATTAATCCCTTTTTAATGTTTATTTTAGTTCATGCATGGTCAAACTGTGCGCACATGACAGGTTGATTCCACAGTATTTTCCTTTAATATAACTTTTCCTCGAGTAAACGATCGAGTACAGTGAACCTGTACTTGCAACCGGAGTGTGCTTGAAACAATTGACAGGTGTATGTGCTTGGCATCTATTGTTGTGCCCTGCTCCACTCACCAACGATAAACAATAATATGCTGATGCACAAATAATGGTGGGCTTACTTCACTATACTTATTAATAGATTAGTGCTCAACTGCAAAAGCACATACCTCGCTCAACCCATAGTGGTTAGTTGAACCTGACGATGAGATATTTTTCCCACCACCTCATCCTGAGTACACTGCCAGATGCATCTTGTTGTGCTGCCATCCTCATCAAAGTGATAGTCCCAACAAACTAACTGGTTGTCGTCTAACCCAAAAAACAAGCATCGATTGTTGTTATGCACTGGGTGATGTTTGCATGTTCTCAACTCCTTGGACTAACAAGTATGGCACTGACTTGCCATGCCTCCTTTGACCTTACATGCCGAATTCATTGCATGAGGACCTGTCACTCGCTTGTCGTGCTCCACCCGTTATTGCTCTCATCAGCTTGCTAGCGATGGCAACAAGTGGCCATGGTCACATGCATTGCACTTGGATAATGGATGGATGCCACTTGTGACTTGTCTGAATCCCAAACCCAAGGGAGGATAGATATGTAGTCAAGTTATTATCTATCCGCCTCTTGGGTTGGTTGAGAGAACGCCCGCCACCAGCATATGCATGTGCGCTGACGACTAGTCTAATTCATCtgctttgtcatcttcttcctTTGCACGCAGAACTACTCCTCCATCCTCACCGTCCACCCCGAGGTCATCGACGGCCGGCCGGGGACGCTCGTGATCGAGTCCTTCGTGGTGGACGTCCCCGACGGCAACACCAAGGACGAGACCTGCTACTTCGTCGAGGCCCTGCTCAAGTGCAACCTCAAGTCGCTCGCGGAGGTGTCCGAGCGCCAGGTCATCAAGGATCAAACGGAGCCCCTTGACCGGTGATGGGACATTATATATATAGGTCGATCGATCTGTTCGgatcattgcattgcattgcattcctTAGAATGTGCAGAGCTATTCTCCAATGGAGCCCCTAGGTTCCAGCTGGAAATTTGCATGGAAAATGAGTTTTGAGGAACTGCCActgctatgccaagttcagagTTAAGTCTTTTCCTCCTTGCGATTGTGTTTTCTGTTCTTCTCCGGCGTTGTATGCCTCCGAAGGAGGAGGACAGAATATGATGTGCTATTGTAGTGATGAAAAttggaagaaaaaaaattaaaactgtGAGGCCCTGAACATCTTCTTTCTCAGATCAATATGTGGAGTGGAGGGTTAATTTCTCTGTAATTAGATTCGCTCTAGATTGCTCCATCTtgatttctttctttcttgtgtCTTTGTCTGTGTGTGTTGTGTAAATACAATGCCCCTAGTGTGTAATTAATCCCCTAGAGGGTCTTGCATGAGTTCAGCTATGGTTGTGATATCTCGCTTTGCTGAAAAATCATAGGTAAAAAtattgtttgct is a window encoding:
- the LOC8078346 gene encoding abscisic acid receptor PYL8, giving the protein MVEMDGGVGVVGGGQQTPAPRRWRLADELRCDLRAMETDYVRRFHRHEPRDHQCSSAVAKHIKAPVHLVWSLVRRFDQPQLFKPFVSRCEMKGNIEIGSVREVNVKSGLPATRSTERLELLDDNEHILSVKFVGGDHRLQNYSSILTVHPEVIDGRPGTLVIESFVVDVPDGNTKDETCYFVEALLKCNLKSLAEVSERQVIKDQTEPLDR